The genomic DNA attattatatataagagttaattacatagttagtccctatggtttgcacaaagtaacatgcttaggtactaatagtttaaaatcacattctagggtattaacttttcattttgtaacgtttggaggtattaacgttatttgtaggtttaaaatcacattataTTAGTActtaagtatgttattttgtgcaaactacaggaactaactatgttaataccctagaagttaatacctccaaacgttacaaaatgaaaagttaataccctataaggtgattttaaactattagtacctaagtatgttattttttACAAATCGTGTATTATCTTACTACACATTTCCATCCGCCGCGCGCCGCATTCTAACCCTCAAGTTTGAATTTCGCCACCACCCCTTCAAGTTTTAAGCTttatatgttttacattttttgtaATTGTCTTTTACGTTGCGCCTTTACGAATCGTGTATTATCTTACTACACATATCCATCTGCCGCGCGCCGCATTCTAACCCTCAAGTTTGAATTTCACCACCACCCCTTCAAGTTTTACGCTTTATATTTTACGCCTTGCACTATTACTTCATTTTTTTTACGCCACCACGCCCTCAAGTTTTAAACTTTGTGTCTTTACCCCTTGCACTATCACCCTCTCAAGTTTAAACGTTGCGTTTTTACTCCTTGCACTATTACTCCATTTTTACTGCCACCACCCCTTAAGTTTCAAACTTTGGGTTTTTACTCCTTGCACTGTGTTACTCTATTTTTACACCTCCTCCACTTTGAAAATTTTATAAGGTTAACGCATCATAAAGCGTTTGGACTAATTCATTTGATGTTTGCAATGTACCCGCGCAGCAACACGCGCGGGTCTAATTACTAGTTTAAGATTAAAACAATTTGAGATGAGTTTGGAAACTAAATTTCAAGAAGTTACTGGTTTCTAATCTACTTGTTGAATGTGTTTGATAATATATTTATTGCACATTTTCCATTCTAACTTATCCATTCATTTGTTTAATGTTTGTTAGCTTCCGAATGATAGTTCGCATAGGCGAATCTTGTACCGTAGTCGGTATTAGGTGAAGCAGCATCTCAAAATTAGCGGAATCAGGCGAGAAACCTAGGTTCATCATCTCCTCAAGAAGAATCTCTGCTTCTTGAAACTCTTTATACTTGAAGAATTCCTGAACAATAGCATTGTAAGTCACACTATTTGGCGAACAACCATTCTCCTCCATCTTTCTTAGCAAGTCTTTTGCTTCACCAAATAAACCTTGCTGGCATAGCACACTTATCATCACTGTATATGTCCTAACATTCGGTTTCAATCCTTTTAAAGTGAGTTCGTCAAACAGACCCATTGCCAAATCAAGCTTACCATATTTTCTACAACCCTTAATCAAGATAGTATACAGATTGACATCTTTCATCAGTGTGTCGCTTCCCATTGAACGGAACAGAACCAATGCATCAGAACACTCACCATTCTCGCACATACCATGGAATAAGATACGGTAGGTGCATATATCCGGAGCCTGACCCTTTGCTTGCATCTTGTTAAACAGTTCTCTAGCTGCTGCAGGATTCCCGGATTTAAACAAACCTTGTAACATGCTACTGTATGTAATAACATCCGGAATCAAACCCTTGTCTTGGATTTCGTGAAAGAGACGCATGGCCTTTCCGATTCTCTTCTTCTTACAGTATCCGTTTATTAGGCTGTTATAGGTGATGATATTGGGCACAAGTTCCTTCTCCACCATGCCGTCGAGAACTTTCTCCGCTTCATCTATTTCACCACGTAAACAGTATCCATCAATTAGTGCACTATAAGTGATTACATCTGGATTTAGACCTCTTCGTACCATTGCTTGTACAGCAAGCTCCGCATCTTTAACCGATCCTTGCTTGCAAAAGGAATCCACCAAGATAGTAAAGGTATGCACTCCTGGAGATACCCCTTCCTCCTCCATATCTCTCAACATTTGTGCGGCTTCTGTCTCTCTACCAAAGTTACATAGACCATGAATCAAAGAGTTGTAAGTGATAACGTCTGCACGGACACCCTTTTCAGTCATACGCGTAAATAATTCTAATGCATCATCAACCATTCTATCTTTGCAGAGGCTATCAATGACTGTATTGTAATGGTGTACACAAGGTTTACAAGAGCCTGATTCCATGAACGTGAGCAATTCAAGGGCCTTGGTAGTGTGACCTACTTTACAGAGCCCATTAATAACGGTTCCATACATAACTTGATTAGGCTCACAGAGTTTATCTCTAAGCAGTTTCTTGAATAACTCAACAGCTTCAAAGACCCGATCAGCAAGAACAAGCCCATGAATGAGAGTAGTATAGGTGGCCAAACTGGGTGGATGCCCTTGCTTGAAGATGGTTGCCAGTAGGGCAAAACCGTAAGTAACTTGATTCAGGCGGCAATGACAGTTAATAGAGATAGTCATGGTATAAAGATCACTAGGAACACCCATCAACCTCATTTGCTTAAAGAGTGAAAGAGCAGTGGAATAATGTTTCATCTTTACAACAAGAGTGATGAGCTGATTAAATTGGATGATGTTCGGTGGAGGTTGTCTttgaagcatttcatcaaacagttGGAGGGCATCATTGAGCTTAGTGGCTCCACAAGCATTTTTGAGATGCAGGATTCTTTGATTGAAATGGGAGGTTGAGGCTGAAGCGGTAGAGTAATAACAAAGTCCAATTCTTGTGCACTTCATCCTTACTTTCAGTTTCAAATCAAGCAGAAAAGACAAGGTGCTGGAGAGGAAGAAAAACACTAGCTGACCTGCCATAACAAAACGTGATGAATGGTGGGAAATACGCATTCCCTTTCTGAGAAAATTAATTCATCTCGCTGGAATTGAAAGTGTAGTAACGATGAAGATGAAGATCTTTGGAAACCTACTTTGTTTATTGGCTTTTGGTTTCATGAAACCAGTACAGTTTTGTCTAAAATACATGATCTTTTAAATACTTCTGTAGTAAAGGTTTACACCCGCTCTCAGGTTTAGTCCTTGTTTTTTAAAAAATCAACACTCCAATCTCTGACGTATTCAATTGCTCACAATTAAAACCCTGGCACTAACTTCCGTCAGTTGACCGTTTGCTTATTTAACGGTGTGAAGGGCAATATGGTCATTTCGTCCAAAGTTGATTCCTTTCACTCCTTTTTAATCCCACGTCTTCCTTTAAAAGCTACAATACACTCCCTCTCTCTCCCAAAGTCTTCCCGACACCCACCACGGCTCCGGTAACTCCACCTTCTCTGGCAATCCATGTCCGGATCCAATATCGGGTTGTGTTGTAGTTGGAtgaaaattaacttagttagtggttggatgaaaatttataaaagttatgtgacaaagctattattttttttttcatataaaaattgcatgtatgttcttttttattatatatgtgaccaaattaattaaataaaagaaatttaaaagagtttgagtaaattgccaaaatcgtccctgtggttttatatttgccagtttcatccaattatcctcaacttaacagaaaaaataaacaaagttagtggtttggatgaaaatgacaaaaagttacaaacattgggggcaatttggtgcaaaagtgtcattttggatgaaaatggcaaacctgtctaaacctcagggacgattttggcaattaactctttactttttctacaaattGTATTCGTATCTTTCTTAGATTATGTGTTAGGATGGGTATGACGGGGTTTAGAATATCTGTCTGGTCGGGTCCGGGTATTAGCCAGGAAATTCATACCTTGTGTACCCGGGTTCGGGTAGGTTTCGAGTTCGGCTATTAAACAACCCGCGTAGGGAATTCAGAATCCGGGTATTCAAAAACCCCGGTGCACTGAAAAGAAACAAAAGACGTGCAGCGAACTGTTGTGCGAGTTTGTAAGTGATTTTTGTAGCTTTTTGTTATTTTACTTCATAAAAAGCACGCACTCCCCAATGGCTCTATCAAGTATTATGTAAACCCGGGTATGGGTATTTCGAAAACCCGGGTATTCTGAAAACTGAGGTATGGAACGGGTAAAAAAACACGGGTACGGGTTCGGGTTCTACGAAGGATATGCATACCTGGTCCCTACCCTACGGTTAgggtcgggttcgggtataaTAACACGGTTTTTAAAATACCTGggtccgggttcgggttttttgtgcaccTCAACACGTACGGACATTTTTTTTTTCTCGACAAAGCCCCACATCACACATAACCTTAGAAAAGATAACATGACTAATGTTTAAAGACCCccaaaaaattaataaaatagtgtttaactgGTAATTGGAAAGTCATTTTCTAAACATACCTTTAGACCATCTGTAAATTTCCAAGCCAAGGGCGTGGATCGATCCTAGTCAACACACACGTGGCACCACTTTTGCAGGTTTTGTACTTGAACATGGCGTTGGCGGGGCATGGTTCTAACCACGCATGAATGGGCGGAGGGGAAGGTGTGGCATGGATATGGCAACTTTGTGCCGAGGTGGCTTCAGTTGTGATGATGGTCACCCTCTGGAACTGAACCACTACACGTAGTCTTACGGCATAAAAATTATGGAAATAAGCAAGAAACACTAAAAAATTGCTTCGCATCCAAATATAAGTTGTGCCACCATGCACAATATATTTTTTAACTTTAAACATCtaaaatatttataataaaattcTTTCAAAGAATCAAAGCTCACACCCCCAGCATGATCATAGCTGAGTAGCTGACTCTCACGAGGCCATGGCTGACCTACAGGGCGCTCGACTCGTTCTCCTCAACATGTGAGATCACTTTTGCCAACCTATGTTGCATGGGCGGTGATGATGGTGTGTGCACGTGGCCCGTGATTTTGTGGGGCAcgtgttttgttaaaaaaatccgatataggctcatttacaaaacaatttttatGGTTTAAAAGTTAGCCTATTGGCATTAGGTTAAGTAAGCCCAATACCCAtttgattttaaaaaataataataatgttaataataataataataataataataaaaatattacagAATGACACATTTTTTCCAACTCGAAGAGGGTACATGAATTCTGAGATACGCCCTGCTTCttaggggaggaggggtggttcactagtgatagtttCTATCACTCCAACTATCCAATAAAAACATgtcatgtcatcaaccaaatttctatcactagtgatagaaatgtaggaggggtggaatcactagtgatggaattctatcactcccaaactttttttaattttcattttaaaattataaatttcactaatttttttaattttttattttaaattagaaattaacaataaaacactaaaattaaaaatttcattaaatttaaaacatactacttcaatttaacatactagaaacatacaatttaaaaaaaaaaaaaaaaacctactcctcgtccgaatccggaaactccaaacctagagaacctagtagttcgattaaatcgaatctcaaccgaaagtgagtttcttcgttacgcaattgtaaatggatatcttgtggaacttgaacttgtgtaggaggatccggcacccaatccggggatattgcacgtccgtcgtgtttgatcagcatattgtgcaatatgatacatgcatacactatgctatgtattgatttcttggtcatcgaacgaaccggtcggtgtagtataccccatctaccctttaaaacaccaaatgccctctcaacatcttttcttgccgattcttgcaattttttgaacgccttttctttagcctcgacaggaaatgagggagctttcacaaaaacagaccaagacgggtagataccatccacaagataaAAGCTTCGTCTGTAATGTCGATATATAAATAGATAAAATggataattttattttaattaattgtTTACCGTTTTATAACGGTCAAATGTTCAAACGGTCGAATTTTTCAAATGTTCAACGCGTGCTCGGATCCACGCCGTGATAGTTCCACGCGTTATACAACCGGCGGCGGCGGTGTTCTCGTTGAAGTTTCACGCGTTGTGGGGTGGTATAACGGACCACCCCGTGTCCTCTTAGAGTCCATAGGGATATTCAGCCAATAGAAAATGTGTTTCTGTCCCTTAACAAACCGGACATTCCAAAGATTCAAAATGTATGCCTCTACCCGCTAATGCGCTAGATGTTTTTAAAATCTACAATCAATATAATTTCTGTTTCTGCACTAGTGCAGGTATCAAACAGAGTAACAGTTGTAGTTATTCAGTGTTTTGCATTATGAAACCACTAACCAGTATGTCAATTTTCAGAGAAGACTATTGCACAACAATTACACATATTATCCTGCATAATAATAGAATTTTATTATCATCTTGAAACCATCAAAAAACAAGACAAACGTTAACACGAAGATGTTATATTCGGCATTCCCCCATCTTTTCTTTCTACACTTGTTAGCTTTAGAACAATTGTTCGCAAACGAGAATCTTTTCCTACGTTTGGGATCCGGACTAGTAAATTCTCAAAAGTAGCATGATCAGGCATAAAACCTCGGTTTATCATTTCTTCAAGAAGGATCTCAGCCTCTCCAGGCTCGTTTTTCTTCAGTAACTCTCGAACAATTACATTGTATGTGAAGCTATCTGGCAAACAACCATTCACTTCCATCTTACGAAGCAATTCTGTACCTTTACCCAATAACCCTTCTTGGCAATAAACACGTATCACTGCATTATAGGTCCTAACAGTTGGTTTCAATCCTCTTAATAGAAGTTCATCATACAGATCCAAAGTTAAGTTAGGCTTCCCACATTTGTTACAACCATCAACCATTAATAACGCTTCCATACATAAATTGATCAGGATCACAAAGTTTCTCTATAAGCAGTTTCTTGAACAACTCAACCGCTTCAAAAACCCGATCAGCCAGAACAAGCCCATTTATGAGAGTGTTATAGGTGACCTGATTGTGTGAGTAACCTTGCTTGAAAAGGGTTGCTAGTAAGGCAAAACCATAAGGAACTTGATTCAGGCGACAATGACAGTTGATAGAGATGTTGATTGCATAAAGATCAGTAGGAATACCCATCATATTTACTCTCTTAAAAAGTGAAAGAGCAGTGGAATATTGTTTCATCTTTACAATAAGAGTCATGAGTTGATTAATTTGGATGATGGAAGGTGGAGGTtgtcttagagcattcacatccagccctctaaaattatacatacattccactaaaaaacaactcctatatcaatatatttccactaaaaacaaatactttttctctctccttttcaattagataatatttttatacctttatcattacagttttctctctccttcactcacaatcactttcaatatatattaaaaaattatagtggatgaacagtgtccccccaaatatacagatgaacagtaacattttctctctcctccactcacaaccattttttatactctttatattttaaaaaccccacaCTCACAATTTAAttctttggatgtgaatgctcttagaagcatttcatcaaacagttGGAGGGCGTCATTCACCTTGGTGGGTCCTGAACCATTTTTGAGATGCAGAATTCTTTGATTGAGATGAGAGGTTGAAGCAGGAAGTCGAATTCTTGTGCAGTTCATGGGCCTTACTTTCAATTTCAAATCAATCAGGCAGAAAAGGTCAGGTGCTGGAGAGGAAGCAAGACACTAACTGACAGGCTGACCTGCCATAACAAAAAGTGATGAATGGTGGGAAATACGCATTCCCTTTATGAGAAATTTAAATCACCTTGCTGGAATTCAAAGTGTAGTAATAGTGTAATACAGGATCAAGATGAAGATCTTTGGAATCGGCTTGGTTTCATGAAACCAGTACAGTTTTGTTCAAAATATACATGATCttgaatttttttatttgttatttttaaCATTTACTAATAGCATATATATTTAGCAATGATTATATGTATCAATCTGTTATGATTCGTTCCAAAAATAGTGAACAACATTGTATTATTTATAGTTGTGATTATCAATAGAGAAGGCAAGGAGCCTATTCTTTCATGGTATCACCCTCCATCGATCCTCTTCCCTTTTCTTCCTAACCCTAAACTGGCTCACCTCCTACTCTTTCCTGCTTCTGCCGCCATCATGACCGGCCCCAACAACACTTCTCCAATCACTATTGAATCTAAAATCCACCCTGCTACCACTGTTACTAACATCAAAACAGTCATACCTATAACCCTTGAAATAGAATCCGGCCAATATAACTCCTGGGCAACCCTTTTCATTCTTCACTGCAAAGCATGCCTCGTCTATGACCATATCAAAAGCAAACCCGACACCACTTCTTCTTCTACCGAAACCACCAAACCATCGGACGATTGGGAGCGGCTGGATGCCATTGTTCTACAATGGATATATAGCACGATCTCAAACGACCTTTTACACACCATTATCAACAAAACTGCCACTGCGTACGATGCTTGGGTTGCCATCGAAAATCTTTTTCATGACAACAAGAGCGCTCGTGCGATTCATCTCATGCACAAATTCTCCAACACCAGGCTTGACGGTTTCCCGAACGTGTCTGCTTACTGCCAAGAACTCAAAGTCTTGGCTGATCAACTTGCCAACGTTAATGCTCCCGTCGACAGCGACCGTCTTGTACTTCAGCTAATTGCTGGGTTAAATGAAGAATATGATGGTATCGCTACCATATTACAGCAACAAGACCCTTTGCCGTCGTTCTACACCGCTCGCTCCAAAATCATTCAGGTAGAAAGCCGTAAGGCTGAACAAGCCTTACATGCCTCAAAAGCAGCAGGATCGGCTCTCACTGCCACTACACAGCGTGTGACATCGGCTGACATACACCGGCAAGATGACCGGACCGGCGGCAGGGGCCGCGGTCGGTCGGGCAGACGCGGCAGAGGACGCGGGGCATATGGCAGAGGTCGCTCAAATAACTACTGGCCACATCAAACTTACAACCCTTGGGCCAACCCACCATACAGCCCATATCCACCTTTCGGCCCTTCTCCTCAAGCATACTGGCCCATACCTCCATGCCCTTATCCTACCACTACTCGGCCCAGCAACAATCCGGCCCAAGGTTCAGGCATTCTTGGCCCACGCCCGTCTCAAGTTCACACCGCCTACAGTCCAACAGACATAGAGCAAGCCATGTACACCATGTCTTTGCAGCAGCCTGACCCCACTCAGTATATGGACACGGGAGCGACGTCTAACGCATCTCATGAATCAGGTAACTACCATTCTTTTTCTAATTCGTGCATGTCTCAAAAAATCATTGTAGGTAATGGCGACACCATTCCGGTATTAGGACAGGGCACAAAATACCTTCCCAAACCCTTCCCACCCTTTATCCTTAAAAACGTCCTATATTCACCTAAAATAGTCAAAAACCTAATATCCGTGCGTCGCTTTACCACGGACAATTCTATTTCTGTggaatttgacccatttggttttcttgtgaaggatTACAAGACCAAGAAGCCGCTACTCAGATGCAACAGCAGCGGTGATCTGTACCCTCTGGTGCTCGGGTCATCTCCATCTCAGCCTACTGCTCTTGCTGTTGTCTCCTCTCAACTCTGGCATCACCGTCTAGGCCATCCTGGACGTTCTTCTTTGCAATCATTAAAAACTTCTAGTTCCATTGTTTTTGATAAACTTCATAATAATGTATGCCAGTCTTGTGTTTTTGGTAAAAGTACTCGGTTACCATTTTTTGCTTCAAGTAATATTACTATTCAACCATTTGATATTATTCATAGTGACGTATGGACTTCGCCTATTATTAGCTCAGGTGGTCACAAATATTATGTGTTATTCTTAGACGACTACTCTAATTTTTTGTGGACGTACCCAATCGCAAACAAATCCAAAGTTTTttcatcttttcaacaatttGCGTCTACAATCAAAACACAATTTGAACGAACCATTAAAACATTCCAATGCGACAACGGACGTGAATACGTTAACTCATCCTTTCAAAATTTTTTCACCACCAATGGCATCCTCTATCGCCTTTCTTGTCCCTACACGTCCTCCCAAAACGGTAAAGCCGAAAGAAAAATCCGCACCATAAATAACATGGTTTGTACTTTACTTGCCCATGCCTCCCTACCAACCCACTTATGGCATTTTGCTCTCGAAACCGCCACCTATCTTCTTAACATCTTACCAAACTCACACACCAAATCCGCTTCACCGACTGAAATATTATATCAAACCACACCCACTTTCGATCACCTTCGGGTATTTGGGTGTCTTTGTTACCCTCTTACCCCATCAACTTCCATACACAAACTTCAATATCGCTCACAACCATGCGTGTTCCTCGGATATCCCGCTACTCACCGCGGGTATCGTTGTCTCGACCTACAAACCAAACAAATATTTATCTCGCGTCATGTCGCATTTGACGAAACAACATTCCCATTCAGTCAACAAATTGGCCCTACACCCTCCTATGATTTCCTATCTGATTCCTTCCCATTCCATCTATCTCCCCACCTCTCTTCGGCCCAGCCCAACATCACTACAAACAACCTCGGCCCACTTCAACACCTCTCTACCCCTACCGCTACGCAGCCCAATCTCCATTATCCTCCCACTAATCCAAACACCCTACACCCCACCGGCCCACTTCCTTTAACACCTGACCCACCCAACTCCCCCAACAGCATCCGCCATAGCCCAACCCACAGCCCACCCTCCCCTCTTATCGGCCCTCCCCACAGCTCAAACCCACCCAGTACCCGTGCCCATTCTCCTCAGCCTATGACCGGCAATTCGTACACTCCCCCTCCCAACAACTCACTTGACCCAAACCAATCCCAACCGATTCCTGCCACGAGCCAACCTCCCACCGTTCCACCACAACGCACCATTCATACCCGCTCCATGAGCGGGATATTTAAACCCAAACACCCGCTAAATTTACACACTACCACCACCTCCCATACCATCCAACCTATTCCCAAAAACCCCATTGATGCCCTTCATATACCGGAATGGTTCTCCGCCATGACTACGGAGTACAATGCACTAATTAGAAACGGAACTTGGGAGTTAGTACCTCGTTCATCAGATATGAATATCATTAGATGTATGTGGCTATTTAAGCATAAATTCAAATCGGACGGGTCACTGGAAAGATACAAAGCGCGTCTAGTATGTGACGGTCGGTCACAACAGGTTGGTATAGACTGTGGGGAAACTTTCAGCCCGGTTGTAAAGCCTGCAACTATTCGTACTGTGTTGTCAATTGCTTTATCCAAACGGTGGTCGGTTCATCAGTTAGACGTGACTAACGCTTTTCTACACGGGAACTTAAATGAGACAGTGTACATGTACCAGCCTATGGGCTTTCGACATAAACAGTTTCCTGACCACGTGTGTCGTCTCAAGAAATCTCTCTATGGGCTTAAACAGGCCCCACGGGCCTGGTACCAACGATTCACAGACTACGTCCTCACCTTGGGGTTTAAACATAGCCGATGCGATGCTTCTCTCTTCACCCTTCATCATGGCAGCGACACCGCTTTCTTACTTCTTTACGTTGACGACATTCTCTTGGTCACATCATCCGACCTACTTCGTCATCGTTTAATGTCCAGCCTTGCCCATGAATTTGCAATGAAAGATTTGGGCCCCCTCAGCTATTTTTTGGGGATCTTTGTTACCAGAACAGCCGACTCCATGTTTCTTTCTCAACAATCATATTGCTGCTGACATCATTGCCCGAGCTGGAATGCAATCTTGTAATCCGGTAGCCACGCCAGTCGACACAAGTTCGAAGCTCAGTGCTACATCTAGCAAACCATTACACGACCCCACACTTTATCGCAGTCTTGCTGGGGCTCTTCAGTATCTCACGTTCACTCGTCCGGATATCACCTATGCCGTGCAACAAATTTGCATGCACATGCACGCTCCTCGCATTGACCATTGGAATGCTCTTAAAAGGATCATCAGGTATGTAAAGGGGTCTGCAACTCTCGGCTTGATGCTTACAGGTTCGTCGTCTCCGTCATTAGTTTCTTATACAGACGCCGATTGGGCCGGCTGTCCCGACACACGCCGTTCAACCAGCGGCTATTGTATTTACTTCGGCGACAACCTCATCTCTTGGTCTTCCAAACGACAGTCCACAATATCTCGCTCAAGCGTGGAGGCCGAATATCGTGGCGTGGCAAACGTAGTCGCTGAAATTTGCTGGTTACGAAACTTACTTCTTGAGCTTCAGTTGCCATTATCCCGTGCTACTCTCGTTTACTGTGATAATGTTAGCGCCATATATTTGTCAGGTAACCCGGTTCAACACCAACGAACCAAACATATAGAGCTCGATATACACTTTGTTCGTGAACAAGTTCAGCGGGGTCAAGTACGTGTTCTTCATGTTCCTTCTCGGTACCAAATAGCGGACATCTTTACAAAAGGGTTACCTCACATCCTGTTCGAGGATTTCAGATCCAGTCTCAGCATACGGTCTCCTcccgcttcgactgcgggggtatAATAGCATATATATTTAGCAATGATTATATGTATCAATCTGTTATGATTCGTTCCAAAAATAGTGAACAACATTGTATTATTTATAGTTGTGATTATCAATAGAGAAGGCAAGGAGCCTATTCTTTCATTTACTTTTTATACAATTGTATTCCTACCTTTGTTTAGCAACTTCTAATTAggtaagtgctaaaccagtaacaGAGAGATCTGGATGCTTAATCGTCCAGGTCGGTTTTCATAATGTTAAATAATATATCCACCTAATAATATCTAGGCACACAATCATTAAACGGTGAAAATAAAGTGTGTCTATGTGGTGTCACGTAGCTAGAGGTGCACAAAACCGAGTTTTTTTTAATACCTGAGTTCAGGTACATACCCGGGTACAGGTATGACCGGGTTTAGAATTTTCGGGGATTGCCAATACCCGGGTCGGGTCCGGGTATTGGCCAGGAAATCCATACCCTGTGTACTCGGATTCAGGTATGAAACAACCCCCATAGGGTATTCAAAAAACCTGATCCGGATATTCAGGTGCACTGAAAAGAAACAAAAGACGTGCAGCGAACTATTGTACGAGTTTGTAAGTGATTTTTTTTGTAGCTTTTTGTTATTTGACGTCATAAACAGCATCCACTCCCCAATGGCTCTATCAAGATATCCATTATGAGTTTGGCCCCCAACAACTCTATTACCATTAAAAACGATCATAAAAGGCTTCTATGAACACAACATGCAATCCAATGGTCATACCCGGTTTCGGGTTTTTTAAACTTGATGCGGGTATTATGTAAAACCC from Helianthus annuus cultivar XRQ/B chromosome 7, HanXRQr2.0-SUNRISE, whole genome shotgun sequence includes the following:
- the LOC110867168 gene encoding putative pentatricopeptide repeat-containing protein At1g12700, mitochondrial, with amino-acid sequence MRISHHSSRFVMAGQLVFFFLSSTLSFLLDLKLKVRMKCTRIGLCYYSTASASTSHFNQRILHLKNACGATKLNDALQLFDEMLQRQPPPNIIQFNQLITLVVKMKHYSTALSLFKQMRLMGVPSDLYTMTISINCHCRLNQVTYGFALLATIFKQGHPPSLATYTTLIHGLVLADRVFEAVELFKKLLRDKLCEPNQVMYGTVINGLCKVGHTTKALELLTFMESGSCKPCVHHYNTVIDSLCKDRMVDDALELFTRMTEKGVRADVITYNSLIHGLCNFGRETEAAQMLRDMEEEGVSPGVHTFTILVDSFCKQGSVKDAELAVQAMVRRGLNPDVITYSALIDGYCLRGEIDEAEKVLDGMVEKELVPNIITYNSLINGYCKKKRIGKAMRLFHEIQDKGLIPDVITYSSMLQGLFKSGNPAAARELFNKMQAKGQAPDICTYRILFHGMCENGECSDALVLFRSMGSDTLMKDVNLYTILIKGCRKYGKLDLAMGLFDELTLKGLKPNVRTYTVMISVLCQQGLFGEAKDLLRKMEENGCSPNSVTYNAIVQEFFKYKEFQEAEILLEEMMNLGFSPDSANFEMLLHLIPTTVQDSPMRTIIRKLTNIKQMNG
- the LOC118480305 gene encoding pentatricopeptide repeat-containing protein At3g04760, chloroplastic-like yields the protein MVDGCNKCGKPNLTLDLYDELLLRGLKPTVRTYNAVIRVYCQEGLLGKGTELLRKMEVNGCLPDSFTYNVIVRELLKKNEPGEAEILLEEMINRGFMPDHATFENLLVRIPNVGKDSRLRTIVLKLTSVERKDGGMPNITSSC